In Artemia franciscana chromosome 8, ASM3288406v1, whole genome shotgun sequence, a genomic segment contains:
- the LOC136030109 gene encoding probable phosphoglycerate kinase — MSFNKLSIDAVDLKNKRVLMRVDFNVPLKEGKITNNQRIAAALETIRYALEHGAKSVVLMSHLGRPDGRRELKYSLKPVAEELRKLLGKDVKFLDDCVGAEIEKECADPPQGSIILLENLRFHVEEEGKGIDASGQKVKASPVDVTKFRDSLKRLGDVYVNDAFGTAHRAHSSMMGDGFDIRASGFLLKKELQYFAKALDNPDRPFLAILGGAKVADKIQLIESLLDKVDEMIIGGGMAYTFLKVINNMEIGNSLFDAEGAKIVEKLVAKAQEKNVTIYLPVDFVTADKFAEDANTGSAKIADGIPSGWMGLDGGPETVKKFVGPISKAKTIVWNGPIGVFEFQKFANATKAIMDAAVDATARGATVIIGGGDTATCAAKWGTESKVSHVSTGGGASLELLEGKVLPGVAALCNA, encoded by the exons ATGAGCTTTAACAAATTAAGCATTGATGCcgttgatttgaaaaacaaacggGTTCTTATGAGAGTAGATTTTAACGTTCctttaaaagaaggaaaaatcacAAACAATCAAAGAATTGCTGCTGCACTTGAGACAATAAG gtatgcTCTTGAGCACGGTGCAAAGTCAGTTGTGCTTATGTCACACTTGGGCCGTCCTGATGGGCGCAGAGAGCTTAAATATTCTTTGAAACCTGTGGCTGAAGAACTCAGAAAGCTTCTTGGTAAAGATGTCAAATTTTTGGATGATTGTGTTGGAGCTGAAATTGAAAAGGAGTGTGCTGACCCCCCTCAGGGCTCTATTATATTGCTTGAAAACCTTCGGTTTCACGTAGAAGAAGAAGGGAAAGGAATTGATGCTTCAGGACAGAAAGTAAAAGCCAGCCCAGTAGATGTGACAAAATTCCGTGATTCCTTAAAAAGACTGGGAGATGTTTATGTTAATGATGCCTTTGGCACTGCTCATAGAGCTCATAGCTCTATGATGGGAGATGGGTTTGACATTCGAGCCTCAggatttttgctgaaaaaagaaCTTCAATATTTTGCTAAAGCGCTTGATAATCCAGACCGACCATTCCTTGCTATTTTAGGAGGTGCTAAAGTTGCTGATAAAATACAACTTATTGAgagtcttcttgataaagttgatGAGATGATTATTGGAGGTGGAATGGCATACACATTTTTGAAAGTAATAAACAATATGGAAATTGGAAATTCTCTTTTTGATGCTGAAGGTGctaaaattgtagaaaaactcGTTGCAAAAGCCCAAGAGAAGAACGTTACTATTTATCTTCCAGTTGATTTCGTAACAGCTGACAAATTTGCTGAAGATGCAAATACTGGAAGTGCTAAAATTGCTGATGGGATTCCATCTGGCTGGATGGGTCTTGATGGTGGACCAGAAACAGTTAAAAAGTTTGTTggacctatttcaaaagctaaaACCATTGTATGGAATGGCCCTATTGgagtttttgaatttcaaaaatttgccaACGCTACTAAAGCAATTATGGATGCAGCTGTAGATGCTACAGCTCGTGGTGCCACTGTTATAATTGGTGGTGGCGATACTGCTACTTGTGCTGCTAAATGGGGCACTGAAAGTAAAGTCAGTCATGTTTCTACTGGTGGGGGAGCTAGTCTTGAGCTTTTGGAAGGAAAGGTTTTACCAGGAGTTGCCGCTCTTTGTAATGCTTAG